In Gemmatimonadota bacterium, one DNA window encodes the following:
- a CDS encoding Gfo/Idh/MocA family oxidoreductase: protein MSILRIGIAGAGGMGGHHARLLSAREDARVASLFDTDPVAMNRLEKTLGPAAQGLNHYAALEAMIESEELDGIVIATPHTRHADQVRTSLEAGLHVLVEKPMATTTRDARDFIEYSERAGKVLAVAYQRHGEGKFIKAREMIAEGAIGDVRLVHVIIAQDCLGIFSPGASWRADPELSGGGHFMDTGSHINDILLWTTGLEPKSVHAFINPEGTLVDVNTAISVAFTNGAVGNLSHTSMSPEWREEFTFYGTEGVMRFGASEPLFVHRKGEDIRLPQTPGRGKPPADNFIEAILGEAEVQAPPICGLRVVQLTEAAYKSAESGKPEAVG, encoded by the coding sequence ATGTCAATACTCCGAATTGGCATCGCGGGCGCAGGCGGCATGGGCGGCCACCACGCCCGGTTGCTGTCCGCCCGTGAAGATGCCAGGGTCGCATCCCTTTTCGATACCGACCCGGTCGCGATGAACCGGCTGGAGAAGACCTTGGGACCGGCGGCGCAGGGGTTGAATCACTACGCGGCGCTCGAAGCGATGATCGAATCGGAAGAACTGGACGGGATCGTCATCGCCACGCCCCATACCCGGCACGCGGACCAGGTACGGACCAGCCTGGAGGCGGGACTGCACGTGCTCGTGGAAAAACCCATGGCGACGACGACGCGGGACGCCCGGGACTTCATCGAATACTCGGAACGGGCCGGTAAAGTACTTGCCGTCGCCTACCAGCGCCATGGCGAAGGGAAGTTCATCAAGGCCCGGGAAATGATCGCGGAAGGGGCCATCGGAGACGTTCGCCTCGTGCACGTCATTATCGCCCAGGATTGCCTGGGGATTTTCAGCCCCGGCGCTTCCTGGCGCGCGGATCCCGAGCTCTCGGGCGGCGGCCATTTCATGGACACGGGCAGCCACATCAATGACATCCTGCTGTGGACGACGGGACTGGAACCGAAGTCCGTCCACGCCTTCATCAACCCGGAAGGCACTCTCGTCGACGTGAATACGGCTATTTCGGTGGCGTTTACGAACGGTGCCGTCGGCAACCTGTCCCACACCTCCATGTCACCCGAATGGCGGGAGGAGTTCACTTTCTACGGCACGGAGGGCGTGATGCGGTTCGGCGCGTCGGAACCCCTGTTCGTTCACCGAAAAGGCGAGGACATCCGTTTGCCGCAGACCCCCGGGCGCGGTAAACCTCCCGCGGACAACTTCATCGAGGCCATCCTGGGCGAGGCGGAAGTGCAAGCCCCACCCATATGCGGCCTGCGGGTGGTGCAGTTGACCGAGGCGGCCTACAAGTCGGCCGAGAGCGGAAAGCCCGAGGCGGTCGGTTGA